One part of the Ursus arctos isolate Adak ecotype North America unplaced genomic scaffold, UrsArc2.0 scaffold_16, whole genome shotgun sequence genome encodes these proteins:
- the LOC113258593 gene encoding lipopolysaccharide-binding protein-like yields MMARPYCVVVALLLLAMVSGFGEGASNPGFVARITRKGLEYARRFGVAILKKELSTIKLPDFSGSFKVGWIKSVSYDFYRLKIHRFELRNSDLRLRPRQGVTASLSNNYIFVSGNWKVKKAFVTLDGTFDVSVDGISISVSLNLGKDHSGRPTASVAHCRSSIGHISADISGQLSWILNLFHERIENNFKNILEQKICEMVRKSTTSHLEPYLRTLPVILMIDQVAGIDYSLVGAPQVTSQVLDTPFKGEFFGRNWHSPAPFDAPTIRLTEKHDHMVYFAVSEYVFNTASRVYHQAGRMNFTIQNKHIPMDSPIRLHTSSFRTIIPRLARLYPNTELELEMSPESAPFLRFTPGNVTLMPVLDIQAFALLPTSSDRKPLFQLRVTTNISATISVSSDRIVGSVTTGSKLKLELKHSNVRFINVELMEAILNYYALHTIYPSLNAKLEEGFPLPLPRDTHLNSLELQVHENFLLLGANLD; encoded by the exons ATGATGGCCAGACCATACTGTGTGGTAGtggccctgctgctgctggcaATGGTCTCTGGGTTCGGAGAAGGGGCATCCAATCCTGGGTTCGTGGCCAGAATCACCAGAAAAGGCCTGGAATATG CCCGCCGATTCGGAGTAGCCATCCTGAAGAAGGAACTGTCCACGATCAAGTTGCCTGATTTCTCAGGAAGCTTCAAAGTCGGCTGGATTAAAAGCGTGAGCTACGACTTTTACAG acTGAAGATCCATCGCTTCGAGCTCAGGAACTCGGATTTGAGGCTACGCCCACGGCAGGGGGTCACAGCCTCCCTGTCCAATAACTACATATTTGTCAGTGGGAACTGGAAGGTGAAAAAGGCTTTCGT CACCCTAGACGGTACTTTCGATGTGAGTGTGGATGGCATTTCCATCTCAGTTTCTCTGAACTTGGGCAAGGACCACTCTGGACGGCCCACTGCCTCCGTGGCCCACTGCCGCAGCTCCATCGGCCACATCAGCGCTGACATTTCCGGACAGCTAAG cTGGATCCTGAACCTCTTCcatgaaagaattgaaaacaatttcaaaaatatcttgGAACAAAAG ATCTGCGAAATGGTCAGGAAGTCAACCACGTCTCACCTGGAGCCCTATCTCCGGACTCTGCCAG TTATCTTAATGATTGACCAGGTTGCTGGCATTGACTACAGTTTAGTAGGTGCTCCCCAAGTGACTTCTCAAGTCCTAGACACACCCTTCAAG GGTGAATTCTTTGGCCGAAACTGGCATTCCCCAGCCCCCTTCGATGCTCCGACCATCAGGCTGACAGAGAAACATGACCACATGGTCTACTTTGCTGTCTCTGAGTATGTCTTCAACACAGCCAGCCGGGTTTACCACCAGGCTGGGCGCATGAACTTCACCATCCAAAACAAGCAC ATTCCCATGGACTCTCCCATCCGCCTGCACACCAGCTCGTTCCGGACCATCATTCCTCGG cTGGCCAGGCTGTACCCCAATACGGAGTTAGAGCTTGAGATGTCACCTGAATCAGCTCCTTTCCTGAGGTTCACCCCTGGAAACGTGACCCTCATGCCGGTGCTAGACATCCAGGCCTTCGctctcctgcccacctcctctgACCGCAAGCCACTCTTCCAGCTCAGGGTG ACAACCAACATCTCCGCCACCATCAGTGTGAGCTCGGACAGGATTGTTGGTTCAGTGACCACAGGAAG TAAGCTGAAATTGGAACTGAAACACTCCAACGTCCGTTTCATCAAC gTGGAGCTGATGGAAGCCATCCTCAATTACTACGCGCTCCACACCATATACCCCTCTCTCAATG CAAAGCTTGAGGAgggcttccctctccctctgccaaggGACACCCACCTCAACAGCTTGGAGCTCCAAGTCCACGAG AATTTCTTGCTCTTGGGAGCCAACCTTGATTAG